The DNA window GAGACGATCGAGAACGAAGGCGAAGTCATCGTCGTCAAGGTCGAGGAAGAACTGATCAGCCTGCCGCGCAACCTGATGTGGGTCGACGAGGAAGGCACGATCATGGCGCGCGCCAACTATTCCGACATCATGGCTGCCGCACACGGCGGCTGAGCCTGACCTTTCGTACCGTTTGGTCGGATGAAGAAGGGCCGGCAGGAGCAATCCTGCCGGCCCTTTTCGGTTGGCGGGTTCGCGAGAAGCGCTGACCGGCTGCAGCAGCCGCAAAACCCCACGCGCCTCCTCAATCGAACCGGTTGTCCTTGGGGAAGCCCTGCGGCGGCATCCGCCCTGCTGCGCCGCGGGCGACCTTCCATTGCCAGATGTCGCTTTCCGTCCGCGTGCGCCCCTGCGAGCCGCCCATCGTCCAGCTCAGGCCCTCCTCGAACCGGAAAGTCGTCGCATCCGACAACCCTCCGTCGCGGTAGCGCTGCAGCTGAACGCCCTGTCCGCGCGCCATTTCGGGCATTTCCTCGATGTTGAACACGATGAGCTTGCGATTGTCGCCCACGGCGGCGACGTGATCGTGCCCCTCGGCCACCTGCCGGACCACCTGGAGTTTCGCCCCACCCTTGAGATTCACGACCTGCCGGCCCTTGCGGGTCTCGGCCAGCAGATCGTCGCTCTTCGCTAGGAACCCCTTCCCGCTCGATGCCGCCAGCAGGAGCTTTCCACCTGCTTTATGGACGAGCATCTTGGCGATCGAGCTTTCCGCCTCGAGGTCGATCATGGTCCGCACCGGTTCGCCGAAGCCGCGCGCGCCGGGCAGCTTGTCGCAGCCCAGCGTGTAGAAGCGCCCGTCGCTGCCTGCGATCAGCAGCTTGTCGGTGGTCTGGGCATGCGCAATGAAGGCGAGCGCGTCGCCTTCCTTGTACTTGAATTCCTGGTCGAGCGGGACGTGACCCTTGGCCGCACGGATCCAGCCCTTCTGAGACAGGATGACGGTGATCGGCTCCTTCTCGATCATCGCGTCCATGCTGAATTCGACCGCGGGCGCCGCTTCCTCGATCCGCGTGCGGCGCGCGCCCAGCGCAGTGTTCTCGGCATAGTCCTTGCGCAGGCTTCGCAGGTCCTTCTTGAGGCGCGTGCGCTGGCGGGCCGGGCTTTCCAGCAGCTTGGTAAGGTCGTCCTGTTCGGCCAGCAGCTCGTCCTTTTCCTGTCTGAGCTGCATTTCCTCAAGCTTGCGCAAGGACCGCAGCCGCATATTCAGGATCGCCTCGGCCTGGCGGTCGGTGAGCGAGAATTCCGCCATCATGACCGGCTTGGGCTCGTCCTCGGTGCGGATGATCTCGATCACCCGGTCGAGATTGAGGAAGGCGATGATGTAGCCCTCGACCAGTTCGAGGCGTTTTTCGATCTGGTCGAGCCGGTGGCGCGCGCGGCGCTGGAGAATCTCGATCTGCGCGGCGACCCAGTGGCCGAGCAGTTCCTTGAGCCCCATCACCATCGGGGTGCGGTTCGCATCGAGGACGTTGAGGTTGAGCCCGAAGCGCGTCTCGAGATCGGTCAGCTTGAAGACGCTTTCCTTGAGCAGGTCGGGATCGACATTGCGGCTTTTGGGCACGAGAACGATGCGGATGTCCTCGTCGCTTTCATCGCGCACGTCTTCGAGGATGGGGAGCTTCCGATCGGCGATGGTCGCTGCGATCTGCTCGATCAGCTTGCCCTTGGCGACCTGGAACGGGATTTCCGAAATGACGAGCTGCCATTGCCCGCCGCCCAGCCGCTCGATCCCGGCCTCGCGGTCGGCCACGTTCTCGGACTCGGGCGCACGGAAGACGCCCCGCACCCGGAACGAACCGCGCCCGGTGGCATAGGCCTCCGAAATCGTCTCGGGGCTGTCGACGATCTGGCCGCCCGTGGGGAAATCCGGTCCGGCGAACAACTCCATCAGCCGGGCATGCTCGACATGGGGGTTGTCGATAAGCTCGAGCGTGGCGTCGATGATCTCGGCGACATTGTGCGAAGGGATGTTGGTCGCCATGCCGACCGCGATCCCGCTTGCCCCGTTGGCGAGCAGGTTCGGGAACAGGCCGGGCATCAGTTCAGGCTCGTGTTCCTCACCGTTATAGGTCGGCAGGAACGTGACCGTGCCTTCGTCGAGGCCCGCCATCAGTTCCATCGCGGTCTTGGTCAGCCGCACCTCGGTGTAGCGGTAGGCGGCCGCGTTATCGCCGTCGATATTGCCGAAATTGCCCTGCCCCTCGACCAGCGGGTAACGCAGCGAAAACGGCTGGGCGAGGCGGACCATCGCATCATAGGCGGCGACATCGCCATGCGGGTGATACTTGCCGACCACGTCGCCGACGACGCGCGCGGATTTCTTGAAGGCGCTGTCTGGACGCAAAGCCAGCTGGCGCATCGCCCACAGCAGGCGGCGATGGACCGGTTTGAGGCCATCGCGCAGGTCAGGAAGCGAGCGCGCGGTGATCGTCGAGAGCGCATAGACGAGATAGCGCTCCTCGAGCGCTGCGTCGAAGGGCGCGTCGACGATCTGGTCGAAGGGATCTTCCGGCGGCGCGGGTGCACCAGGAGCGGTCGTGTCTGCCATGAATCAGCCCCTAGCAAGCCGCGCGCGCGGGCGGGAGAGGCGTTTCCACAGTCTCGATGCGGCGCCCCTGCGAGCCGGTTCGGCCCGCCCGCGCTCGACCCGCCGAAACCCAGCCACGAGCGAGCGGGCAAGGCGGAACGCATGGCCTTCCTGTTTCGTTGAATAATCAAACGGATAAAGGAGACACAATCATGAAACGCATTCTCATCATAGCAACCAACGGTTTCGAACAGTCGGAACTGACCGAGCCGCGTTCGATCCTCGAGAAGGCTGGCGCGGAAGTGACCATCGCCAGTCCCGAAAGCGGCTCGATCACGGGCTGGGACAAGAACAATTGGGGCGACGGCGTATCGGTCGACATCACGCTCGATGAAGTTTCGAGCGGCGATTTCGACGCGCTGATGCTTCCCGGCGGCCAGATCAATCCCGACATCCTGCGGCTCCAGCCGCGAGCGATCGAACTGGTGCGCGAATTCAATTCCGCCGGGAAACCGGTCGCGGCCATCTGTCACGCACCGTGGCTGCTGATCGAAGCAGGCATCGCCAAGGGCAAGACGATGACAAGCTGGCCCTCGGTCCGAACCGACCTTGCCAATGCAGGCGCGAACGTGGTCGACCAGGAGGTGGCGGTCGATGGCAACATCATCACCAGCCGCAA is part of the Erythrobacter litoralis genome and encodes:
- the parC gene encoding DNA topoisomerase IV subunit A; protein product: MADTTAPGAPAPPEDPFDQIVDAPFDAALEERYLVYALSTITARSLPDLRDGLKPVHRRLLWAMRQLALRPDSAFKKSARVVGDVVGKYHPHGDVAAYDAMVRLAQPFSLRYPLVEGQGNFGNIDGDNAAAYRYTEVRLTKTAMELMAGLDEGTVTFLPTYNGEEHEPELMPGLFPNLLANGASGIAVGMATNIPSHNVAEIIDATLELIDNPHVEHARLMELFAGPDFPTGGQIVDSPETISEAYATGRGSFRVRGVFRAPESENVADREAGIERLGGGQWQLVISEIPFQVAKGKLIEQIAATIADRKLPILEDVRDESDEDIRIVLVPKSRNVDPDLLKESVFKLTDLETRFGLNLNVLDANRTPMVMGLKELLGHWVAAQIEILQRRARHRLDQIEKRLELVEGYIIAFLNLDRVIEIIRTEDEPKPVMMAEFSLTDRQAEAILNMRLRSLRKLEEMQLRQEKDELLAEQDDLTKLLESPARQRTRLKKDLRSLRKDYAENTALGARRTRIEEAAPAVEFSMDAMIEKEPITVILSQKGWIRAAKGHVPLDQEFKYKEGDALAFIAHAQTTDKLLIAGSDGRFYTLGCDKLPGARGFGEPVRTMIDLEAESSIAKMLVHKAGGKLLLAASSGKGFLAKSDDLLAETRKGRQVVNLKGGAKLQVVRQVAEGHDHVAAVGDNRKLIVFNIEEMPEMARGQGVQLQRYRDGGLSDATTFRFEEGLSWTMGGSQGRTRTESDIWQWKVARGAAGRMPPQGFPKDNRFD
- a CDS encoding type 1 glutamine amidotransferase domain-containing protein, with protein sequence MKRILIIATNGFEQSELTEPRSILEKAGAEVTIASPESGSITGWDKNNWGDGVSVDITLDEVSSGDFDALMLPGGQINPDILRLQPRAIELVREFNSAGKPVAAICHAPWLLIEAGIAKGKTMTSWPSVRTDLANAGANVVDQEVAVDGNIITSRKPDDIKAFAGAIKEALAMESVSENA